The following coding sequences are from one Streptomyces dengpaensis window:
- a CDS encoding LLM class flavin-dependent oxidoreductase, whose product MSPASPVSAPSRTTALGAVFRPQLPPERLRAMARVADDAGLEELWLWEDCFLEGGISAAAAALAWTERLRVGVGLLPVPLRNVAVTAMEAATLHRLFPGRAVLGVGHGVQDWMGQVGARAESPLTLLREHLDALRALLRGERVTTDGRYVKLDGVALDWPPAGAPEVLTGATGPRTLRLSGEAADGTILTASTTPDEVRRARRLIDEGRQAAGRTDRHRVAVYLHTATGPDAAARLRAQIEANGEDPLPEHGVAGAPGTVAEAVQQLVDAGADTVILQPTADEPDPEGFVRFVAEDVRPLVP is encoded by the coding sequence ATGAGCCCTGCGAGCCCTGTGAGCGCCCCGAGCCGTACGACCGCACTCGGTGCCGTGTTCCGGCCCCAACTCCCCCCGGAGCGGCTGCGAGCCATGGCGCGCGTCGCGGACGACGCGGGTCTCGAGGAGCTGTGGCTCTGGGAGGACTGCTTCCTCGAAGGCGGGATCTCCGCCGCGGCGGCCGCGCTCGCGTGGACCGAGCGGCTGCGGGTCGGCGTGGGTCTGCTGCCCGTACCCCTGCGGAACGTCGCCGTCACCGCGATGGAGGCCGCCACGCTGCACCGGCTGTTTCCGGGGCGCGCCGTCCTGGGCGTCGGCCACGGCGTACAGGACTGGATGGGGCAGGTCGGCGCGCGGGCCGAGTCGCCGCTGACGCTGCTGCGCGAGCACCTCGACGCGTTGCGCGCGCTGCTGCGGGGGGAGCGGGTGACCACCGACGGGCGGTACGTGAAGCTCGACGGTGTCGCCCTCGACTGGCCGCCGGCCGGGGCGCCCGAGGTCCTCACCGGCGCCACCGGGCCCCGTACGCTCCGGCTCTCCGGGGAGGCCGCCGACGGCACCATCCTCACCGCCTCCACCACACCGGACGAAGTACGGCGGGCGCGCCGGCTCATCGACGAGGGGCGGCAGGCGGCCGGACGGACCGACCGGCACCGGGTGGCCGTCTACCTCCACACCGCCACCGGGCCCGACGCCGCCGCGCGGCTGCGCGCCCAGATCGAGGCCAACGGCGAGGATCCGCTCCCCGAGCACGGGGTCGCCGGTGCCCCGGGCACTGTCGCCGAGGCCGTCCAGCAGCTCGTGGACGCGGGAGCCGACACCGTCATCCTCCAGCCCACCGCCGACGAACCGGATCCCGAGGGCTTCGTACGGTTCGTGGCCGAGGACGTACGCCCGCTGGTCCCCTAG
- a CDS encoding dihydrofolate reductase family protein: MSKIILMMSVSLDGYIEGPNREIDWHMVDAELHRHFNHEIRKLGALLSGRVTYELMAGFWPTADEDPEAAPEVVEFAGIWRNIPKVVFSRTLERGERHTTIVREVVPEEIQALKERSIGDLGLGGADLAAEFMRQDLVDEFWLYIHPVLIGRGKPLFPETDTLTRLRFIEARLFGNGVVQLRYERADVADAANAEEG; encoded by the coding sequence ATGAGCAAGATCATCCTGATGATGTCGGTGTCCCTCGACGGATACATCGAGGGGCCGAACCGCGAGATCGACTGGCACATGGTCGACGCCGAGCTGCACCGGCACTTCAATCACGAGATCCGGAAGCTGGGTGCCCTGCTGAGCGGGCGGGTGACGTACGAGTTGATGGCCGGGTTCTGGCCCACGGCCGACGAGGACCCGGAGGCTGCGCCCGAGGTGGTCGAGTTCGCCGGGATCTGGCGGAACATCCCCAAGGTGGTGTTCTCGCGGACGCTGGAGCGGGGCGAGCGGCACACGACGATCGTGCGGGAGGTCGTGCCCGAAGAGATCCAGGCGCTGAAGGAGCGGTCGATCGGGGATCTGGGGCTCGGCGGGGCCGATCTCGCCGCAGAGTTCATGCGCCAAGACCTCGTGGACGAGTTCTGGCTGTACATCCATCCCGTACTGATCGGCCGTGGCAAGCCGCTCTTCCCCGAGACGGATACCCTGACCCGCCTCCGGTTCATCGAGGCACGCCTCTTCGGCAACGGTGTCGTACAGCTGCGGTATGAGCGCGCGGATGTCGCCGATGCAGCCAACGCCGAAGAAGGATAA
- a CDS encoding type II toxin-antitoxin system Phd/YefM family antitoxin — translation MSITASEARRRLFPLIEEVNSDQSAIEIVSKNGSAYLVAADEYEALLETSYLLRSPANARRLLRSFQHALDGEYESRGLIRDESDESNEDRR, via the coding sequence GTGTCGATCACTGCCAGTGAGGCCCGTCGCCGGCTCTTCCCTCTGATCGAAGAGGTCAACAGCGACCAGAGCGCCATAGAGATCGTCTCCAAGAACGGCAGCGCGTACCTTGTCGCGGCCGACGAGTACGAGGCTCTCCTTGAGACCTCCTACCTGCTGCGCTCCCCTGCGAACGCCCGCCGACTGCTCCGCTCGTTCCAGCACGCCCTGGACGGCGAGTACGAGAGCCGCGGACTCATTCGCGACGAGAGCGACGAGAGCAACGAGGACCGCCGGTGA
- a CDS encoding Txe/YoeB family addiction module toxin — protein sequence MKLAFTPQGWEDYVHWQTADRKILKRINRLIDDTLRDPYEGIGKPEPLKHALAGAWSRRITDEHRLVYLPRDAEVIVLQARYQYE from the coding sequence GTGAAGCTGGCCTTCACCCCGCAAGGGTGGGAGGACTACGTCCACTGGCAGACCGCCGACCGGAAGATCCTCAAGCGTATTAACCGCCTCATTGACGACACCCTCCGCGACCCGTACGAAGGCATCGGCAAACCCGAACCGCTCAAGCACGCACTGGCCGGAGCCTGGTCCCGACGTATCACCGATGAACACCGGCTGGTGTACCTCCCCCGGGACGCCGAGGTGATCGTGCTCCAAGCCCGCTACCAGTACGAATAG
- a CDS encoding OmpA family protein, which yields MAALPPRATATMLTALAVLVTLTLPGGPAYADDEDPSAPPGSVTTSPPPEVDANSPGLKLADGATLAEAKVLDIKSVVEDLGGEERREDTNADVTFALQAEVLFPKDSSKLNPEARSRIQAIADEIKAQNTTTVRVFGFTDNLGSYAHGLTLSKKRADAVHDQLAASLGSTNITFEVRGYSEDYPIADNTSEQGRRKNRRVEVTFPRGTASGSNVD from the coding sequence ATGGCCGCCCTCCCGCCCCGCGCCACCGCGACAATGCTCACGGCCCTCGCCGTACTGGTCACGCTCACCCTCCCCGGCGGCCCGGCCTATGCCGACGACGAGGACCCGAGCGCACCCCCGGGCAGTGTGACGACGTCCCCGCCCCCGGAAGTGGACGCGAACAGCCCCGGCCTCAAGCTCGCCGACGGCGCCACACTCGCCGAAGCCAAGGTCCTGGACATCAAGTCGGTCGTAGAGGACCTGGGTGGCGAGGAGCGCCGGGAGGACACCAACGCGGACGTGACGTTCGCGTTGCAGGCAGAGGTGCTGTTCCCCAAGGACAGCTCGAAACTCAACCCCGAGGCCCGTTCACGTATCCAGGCGATCGCGGACGAGATCAAGGCGCAGAACACGACGACGGTCAGGGTCTTCGGCTTCACCGACAACCTAGGCTCGTACGCCCACGGCCTGACCCTCTCCAAGAAGCGCGCGGACGCGGTCCACGACCAACTGGCGGCTTCCCTGGGCTCGACGAACATCACCTTCGAGGTACGCGGCTACAGCGAGGACTACCCGATCGCCGACAACACCTCGGAACAGGGCCGCCGCAAGAACCGCCGCGTGGAGGTGACGTTCCCGAGGGGCACGGCGTCAGGATCCAACGTGGACTGA
- a CDS encoding pilus assembly protein TadG-related protein, with protein MISARLRSDRGATLPIYIWLTGILLFAAFAFFAFAQAASARNGAQSAADAAALAAAQDARDELMDRLGEAVGQDDNWLDWLDGELDPEGAGAAAAAQQLAAENDSSLLGVQPVTRNGYPGFQADIQTNYTVGDSIIPGTEGMKATAHAVAVIKPRCDFDLDADPEKPVELDCDGEIVEIDPGDFDPDELPDASVLFAVHLAE; from the coding sequence CTGATCTCCGCACGGCTGCGCAGCGACCGAGGGGCGACTCTCCCCATCTATATCTGGCTGACGGGGATACTGCTCTTCGCTGCGTTCGCCTTCTTCGCATTCGCCCAAGCAGCGTCCGCCCGTAACGGAGCTCAATCCGCGGCGGACGCTGCGGCGTTGGCGGCGGCACAGGACGCCCGCGACGAGCTGATGGACCGCCTGGGAGAGGCCGTCGGCCAGGACGACAACTGGCTGGACTGGCTCGATGGCGAGCTCGACCCCGAGGGAGCGGGTGCGGCTGCCGCGGCTCAACAACTGGCCGCCGAGAACGACTCATCCCTTCTGGGCGTTCAGCCCGTCACGAGGAACGGCTATCCCGGGTTTCAGGCCGACATCCAGACCAACTACACGGTCGGCGACTCGATCATTCCCGGCACGGAGGGTATGAAGGCCACGGCCCACGCCGTCGCCGTCATCAAGCCGCGCTGCGATTTCGATCTGGACGCGGATCCCGAGAAACCCGTCGAACTGGACTGTGACGGCGAGATCGTGGAAATCGATCCCGGAGACTTCGATCCGGACGAGCTGCCGGACGCGTCCGTGCTGTTCGCCGTGCATCTGGCCGAGTGA
- a CDS encoding response regulator: MPDQALTGPPLRVLVADDNPVVRAGLTALLGGHPDIEVVAAAADGAEALKATAHLTPDVVLLDVRMPGTDGLTALPELARMAPVMMLTYSREPEVVAEALRRGASGYLVHGEFTAAELITAVRDVRDVRHGGRPTVPDSLGVSHEPSELASHLQPSVAQSSKAQPLYAAGLHRRAPNRPDFGLSSREVEVMDLIAAGMNNRQIAATCFITEKTVKNHINRIFAKLHSSSRSEAIAHWLGTAHEGWPR; the protein is encoded by the coding sequence ATGCCTGACCAGGCACTTACCGGCCCGCCCCTCCGTGTACTGGTGGCCGACGACAACCCGGTCGTCAGGGCCGGCCTGACCGCACTCCTGGGCGGCCACCCGGACATCGAGGTGGTCGCGGCGGCGGCAGACGGCGCAGAAGCCCTGAAGGCCACCGCACACCTCACCCCGGACGTCGTCCTCCTCGACGTCCGCATGCCCGGCACCGACGGGCTCACCGCCCTCCCCGAACTGGCCCGCATGGCCCCCGTGATGATGCTGACGTACAGCCGCGAACCCGAGGTCGTGGCGGAGGCCCTGCGCCGAGGCGCGTCCGGCTACCTGGTCCACGGCGAATTCACGGCAGCGGAACTGATCACGGCGGTACGAGACGTACGCGACGTACGCCACGGCGGCCGCCCAACTGTCCCGGATTCACTCGGAGTTTCCCACGAACCGAGCGAACTCGCTTCGCATCTGCAACCATCTGTGGCACAGTCGTCAAAGGCTCAACCCTTGTACGCGGCGGGACTTCACCGCCGTGCCCCCAACCGGCCCGACTTCGGCCTGAGTTCAAGGGAGGTGGAGGTGATGGACCTCATCGCGGCCGGCATGAACAACCGCCAAATCGCCGCCACCTGCTTCATCACCGAGAAGACCGTCAAGAACCACATCAACCGCATCTTCGCGAAACTGCACAGTTCCTCACGCAGCGAAGCGATCGCCCACTGGCTGGGCACGGCCCACGAGGGGTGGCCCCGATGA
- a CDS encoding sensor histidine kinase produces MTNATDGPPRYAVLAAAVLGVMGSYAMLRDWDRFGPRLLAHPTLMAVDLTFGAILLLTASPASPLAYATVCTPLLAGLLYGWRGSGVFTGLQLIVLLTVFRAWEHRPGAGANTLLVAGFCIGAGIIGVTLRNLMFRFGTASQALSEANSRLAVAEAVESERARLARDMHDSVAKTLHGLALAAEALAASADASDPHTVKRQATTVASAARRAATESRALLTDLRRHTDLTTPDTDILSELHAHTADFESRTHLPTTLHHTTAGAILFPRTTARHVLAIASEALENAHRHAEATQATIELDVSATEFGLRIQDDGVGVPPTVTLDDLSRTGHFGLLGMTERAASLGGRIALNRSPQGGTEVHLTLPLPAAVPHPPPTPQEEAAHA; encoded by the coding sequence ATGACGAACGCGACAGACGGCCCACCCCGCTACGCGGTCCTCGCCGCGGCCGTCCTCGGCGTCATGGGTTCGTACGCCATGCTCAGAGACTGGGACCGCTTCGGCCCCCGCCTCCTCGCCCACCCCACCCTGATGGCCGTGGACCTCACCTTCGGCGCGATCCTGCTCCTGACGGCATCCCCGGCGTCCCCCCTCGCCTACGCAACCGTCTGCACCCCACTCCTGGCAGGCCTGCTGTACGGCTGGCGCGGCTCAGGAGTTTTCACGGGCCTCCAGCTGATCGTCCTGCTCACGGTCTTCCGGGCATGGGAACACCGCCCCGGCGCAGGCGCCAACACCCTCCTCGTCGCGGGCTTCTGCATCGGCGCCGGCATCATCGGCGTAACGCTCCGCAACCTGATGTTCCGCTTCGGTACGGCCAGCCAGGCTCTCTCGGAGGCGAACTCCCGCCTGGCCGTGGCGGAGGCCGTGGAGTCCGAACGGGCCCGCCTGGCCCGCGATATGCACGACTCGGTGGCGAAGACGCTGCACGGCCTGGCCCTGGCGGCGGAGGCCCTGGCGGCCTCGGCGGATGCCTCGGACCCCCACACGGTCAAACGCCAGGCGACGACGGTGGCGAGCGCGGCACGCAGAGCGGCGACGGAGTCCCGAGCCCTGCTGACGGACCTGCGCCGCCACACGGACCTGACCACCCCCGACACGGACATCCTGTCCGAACTCCATGCCCATACGGCGGACTTCGAGTCCCGTACGCACCTGCCGACAACACTGCACCACACAACCGCGGGCGCGATCCTGTTCCCCCGCACCACGGCCCGTCACGTCCTGGCGATCGCCTCCGAGGCCCTGGAGAACGCCCACCGCCACGCTGAAGCGACCCAGGCGACGATCGAACTGGACGTCTCCGCGACCGAGTTCGGCCTACGGATACAGGACGACGGAGTGGGTGTTCCTCCCACCGTCACCCTCGACGACCTGTCGAGAACCGGCCATTTCGGCCTGCTCGGCATGACGGAACGCGCCGCGTCCCTGGGCGGCCGCATCGCCCTGAACCGTTCCCCGCAGGGAGGCACGGAGGTCCACCTGACCCTCCCGCTCCCCGCGGCCGTCCCGCACCCTCCCCCCACTCCGCAAGAGGAGGCCGCACATGCCTGA
- a CDS encoding type II secretion system F family protein gives MLPLLLAVLMGAAVAGALLGIRMIRADAKLPSDLALALEVGGTRVSKADSAVDRLGMRFAPTVLRLMGPRRVDAKRRRIDMAGNPGGLTLNRYAARRAVYGIFGVVLALVFLTNDQLLFAALALAFGLLAADATIWQAVRERKEVIDRTLPDFLDVLAVVVSAGLSFRQALDRVAEKYEGPWADELRITLRQMDMGVSRRQAFDELRKRNSSEQVAQFVSALQQGEELGSPIAETLIQLATDMRRTDAQNARRRAAKTIPKATMVTLVFMLPATMILIATGMFLGSGTNFGSILGR, from the coding sequence TTGCTGCCGCTGCTGCTCGCCGTCCTGATGGGCGCGGCCGTCGCGGGCGCCCTCCTGGGCATCCGCATGATCCGCGCCGACGCCAAGCTGCCCTCCGACCTCGCGCTCGCCCTTGAGGTCGGCGGAACCCGCGTCTCCAAGGCGGACTCGGCCGTCGACCGCCTCGGCATGCGCTTCGCCCCCACGGTCCTGCGCCTGATGGGCCCGCGCCGCGTCGACGCCAAGCGTCGCCGCATCGACATGGCGGGCAACCCCGGCGGCCTGACCCTGAACCGCTACGCGGCCCGCCGCGCGGTGTACGGCATCTTCGGCGTCGTCCTCGCCCTGGTCTTCCTCACCAACGACCAACTCCTCTTCGCCGCCCTGGCATTGGCCTTCGGCCTGCTCGCCGCCGACGCCACCATCTGGCAGGCGGTGCGGGAACGCAAGGAGGTCATCGACCGTACGCTGCCGGACTTCCTGGACGTGCTGGCGGTCGTGGTCTCGGCGGGCCTGAGCTTCCGCCAGGCCCTGGACCGGGTGGCGGAGAAGTACGAGGGCCCCTGGGCGGACGAGCTGAGGATCACCCTGCGGCAGATGGACATGGGTGTCAGCCGCCGCCAGGCCTTCGACGAACTGCGCAAGCGCAACTCCTCCGAACAGGTCGCCCAGTTCGTGTCCGCCCTCCAACAGGGCGAGGAACTCGGCTCCCCGATCGCCGAGACCCTCATCCAACTCGCCACGGACATGCGCCGCACAGACGCCCAGAACGCCCGCCGCCGCGCCGCCAAAACCATCCCCAAGGCCACGATGGTCACCCTGGTCTTCATGCTCCCGGCAACGATGATCCTCATCGCGACAGGCATGTTCCTGGGCTCGGGAACAAACTTCGGCTCGATCTTGGGGCGATGA
- a CDS encoding type II secretion system F family protein, producing the protein MNNPALLALGATVLCGTLAVAGVHTYAAGRAQRQALVDRLSGGGPLRTAAGRVRRFAGIDRRLRRTRLGRTIQLRLSATGLDVTPGEFFTYVTAVVVALWLIAAATLAPFFGPIAAFVGVWSAAIFLNWQRQKRIEAFIGQLPDVARLLANATAAGLALRTALAMAAEELEAPAGEELAHVADQLTLGRTVDDALNELSERLPSRELIVLVTTLVLANKAGGSVVSSLRNLTQTLEDRKETRREVRTMLSEVNATAFTVPFLGIGSLVLINSSNEGALARVTGSPLGQGLVLLALGLYTVGFFVIRRLGKIEV; encoded by the coding sequence ATGAACAACCCCGCCCTCCTCGCCCTCGGCGCGACCGTCCTGTGCGGCACACTCGCCGTCGCGGGCGTCCACACGTACGCCGCCGGGCGCGCCCAGCGCCAGGCTCTCGTCGACCGCCTCTCCGGCGGCGGCCCCCTCCGTACGGCGGCGGGCCGCGTACGCCGTTTCGCGGGCATCGACCGCCGGCTGCGCCGCACCCGCCTCGGCCGCACGATCCAGCTGCGCCTGTCGGCGACGGGACTCGACGTGACGCCGGGGGAGTTCTTCACCTACGTCACGGCGGTGGTCGTGGCGCTGTGGCTGATCGCGGCGGCGACACTGGCGCCCTTCTTCGGCCCGATCGCCGCATTCGTGGGCGTGTGGAGCGCGGCCATCTTCCTGAACTGGCAGCGCCAGAAACGCATCGAGGCGTTCATCGGCCAACTCCCCGACGTGGCACGCCTGCTGGCGAACGCGACGGCGGCGGGCCTGGCCCTGCGGACGGCGCTGGCCATGGCGGCGGAGGAACTGGAAGCCCCGGCGGGCGAGGAACTGGCGCATGTCGCCGACCAGTTGACCCTGGGCAGGACGGTCGACGACGCGCTCAACGAACTCTCCGAACGCCTGCCCTCCCGCGAGCTCATCGTCCTCGTCACCACCCTCGTCCTCGCCAACAAGGCGGGCGGCTCGGTCGTCAGCTCGCTGCGCAACCTCACCCAGACCCTGGAAGACCGCAAGGAAACGCGCCGCGAGGTCCGCACGATGCTCTCCGAGGTGAACGCGACGGCCTTCACCGTCCCGTTCCTCGGCATCGGCTCCCTGGTGCTGATCAACTCCTCGAACGAGGGAGCCCTGGCCCGCGTCACCGGTTCCCCCCTCGGCCAGGGCCTGGTCCTGCTCGCCCTCGGCCTCTACACCGTCGGTTTCTTCGTCATCCGCCGCCTCGGCAAGATCGAAGTATGA
- a CDS encoding CpaF family protein — MSLRSRIAAPDEGGPAREDGHLVAVYRAKLLEEIDLAEMSSLAAAERRVRLERVLGHIISREGPVLSSAERSQLIRRVVDEALGLGVLEPLLADASITEIMVNGPDSIFVERAGRVEQLPLRFASNEQLMQTIERIVSTVNRRVDESNPMVDARLPTGERVNVIIPPLALTGPTLTIRRFPRAYTLPELIGLGSLDEQMLMLLAAFVRARFNLIVSGGTGSGKTTLLNALSGLIPSHERIITIEDSAELQLQQEHVIRLESRPPNVEGKGQITIRDLVRNSLRMRPDRIIVGEVRGGETLDMLQAMSTGHDGSLATVHANSAEDALMRLQTLGSMSEVQIPFEALKDQINSAVDVVVQLARHADGSRKVTEIALLVSHGREQFRIVPVTRFVPRPVGPDRVVHGHFEHLPLPRPIAEKLYVANEPLPPAFGIAEAIDVLNTRQAIG, encoded by the coding sequence ATGAGCCTGCGTTCCCGTATCGCCGCCCCCGACGAGGGGGGACCCGCCCGTGAGGACGGACACCTCGTCGCCGTCTACCGCGCGAAGCTGCTCGAAGAGATCGACCTCGCCGAGATGTCGAGCCTGGCGGCGGCCGAACGCCGCGTACGCCTGGAACGCGTCCTGGGCCACATCATCAGCCGCGAGGGCCCGGTCCTCTCCTCCGCGGAACGCTCCCAGCTGATCCGCAGGGTCGTCGACGAGGCACTCGGTCTCGGCGTCCTCGAACCCCTCCTCGCCGACGCGTCGATCACCGAGATCATGGTCAACGGCCCGGACTCCATCTTCGTGGAGCGAGCCGGACGCGTGGAGCAGTTGCCCCTGCGCTTCGCGTCCAACGAACAGCTCATGCAGACCATCGAACGCATCGTCTCGACGGTCAACCGCCGCGTCGACGAGTCGAACCCGATGGTCGACGCCCGCCTCCCCACCGGCGAGCGCGTCAACGTCATCATCCCGCCGCTCGCCCTGACCGGCCCCACGCTCACGATCCGCCGCTTCCCGCGCGCGTACACCCTCCCGGAGTTGATCGGCCTCGGCTCCCTCGACGAGCAGATGCTCATGCTGCTTGCCGCCTTCGTACGGGCCCGCTTCAACCTGATCGTCAGCGGCGGCACCGGCAGCGGGAAGACGACCCTCCTCAACGCCCTCTCCGGCCTGATCCCGTCCCACGAACGCATCATCACCATCGAGGACTCGGCCGAACTCCAGCTCCAGCAGGAGCACGTCATCCGCCTCGAATCGCGCCCCCCGAACGTGGAGGGCAAGGGCCAGATCACCATCCGCGACCTGGTCCGCAACTCGCTGCGCATGCGCCCCGACCGCATCATCGTCGGTGAGGTCCGCGGCGGCGAGACCCTCGACATGCTCCAGGCCATGTCGACCGGCCACGACGGCTCGCTCGCCACCGTCCACGCGAACTCCGCCGAGGACGCGCTGATGCGCCTGCAGACCCTCGGCTCGATGTCCGAGGTCCAGATCCCCTTCGAGGCCCTGAAGGACCAGATCAACTCCGCGGTCGACGTCGTCGTCCAGCTGGCCCGGCACGCCGACGGCTCCCGCAAGGTCACCGAGATCGCGCTGCTGGTCTCGCACGGCCGCGAACAGTTCCGCATCGTGCCCGTCACCCGTTTCGTCCCCCGCCCCGTCGGCCCCGACCGCGTCGTCCACGGCCACTTCGAGCACCTGCCCCTCCCACGCCCGATCGCGGAGAAGCTGTACGTCGCCAACGAGCCGCTGCCGCCCGCCTTCGGCATCGCGGAGGCCATCGACGTACTCAACACGAGGCAGGCCATCGGATGA
- a CDS encoding TadE/TadG family type IV pilus assembly protein, translating into MRALVRRRLGAARGLRDDRGVSILEFAGFLPILLVIGMAAIQLGLIGYGINQAGSGARAAARVQSQGGDGTAAGQAAVSGWLSPNVTPDEGSDLTTATVQVTVPGVIPLLGPYTVTRQATMPNDIDD; encoded by the coding sequence ATGAGGGCCCTCGTCAGGCGGAGGCTCGGCGCCGCGCGCGGGCTCCGCGACGACCGAGGCGTCTCCATCCTGGAGTTCGCCGGTTTCCTCCCCATCCTCCTCGTCATCGGGATGGCCGCCATTCAGCTCGGCCTCATCGGGTACGGCATCAACCAGGCCGGCTCCGGGGCGCGTGCCGCCGCGCGGGTCCAGTCGCAGGGCGGGGACGGCACGGCGGCCGGACAGGCCGCCGTAAGCGGGTGGCTCAGCCCGAACGTGACGCCCGACGAGGGGTCCGACCTCACGACCGCCACGGTCCAGGTCACCGTTCCCGGAGTCATTCCCCTCCTGGGCCCCTACACCGTGACCCGCCAGGCCACCATGCCCAACGACATCGACGACTGA
- a CDS encoding AAA family ATPase: MTIRILPAVGDIDSARALTTLLSQLADAEPAPPVPDTTALLDTLARLAAVSLDELPEVVLVHERIGPVPALDLIRDLVMRFPAVGVVLVTADTSTGVLTAAMDSGARGIIGLPLGYDALAERVQAAAAWSIGMRRHLGSGTPELYAGPGGTVVTVTGAKGGVGATVAAAQLALAAGASGRSVALVDLDLQSGDVASYLDVQFRRSVADLAGISDINPRVLQDAIYTHDSGIGLLLAPAEGERGEEVTDRVARQVLAALRSRHDVVVVDCGSQMNAATAAAVEMADLALLLVTPDVVAVRAAKRMVRLWDRLQIRKAEETTTVVNRFARGTEIQPSLVERVTGTKVARSAVPAAFKELQSVVDAGRLQDLDARSTVKQALWALAGELGLVAAQEGGGGGRRRKTSSDRGAPALRRRGGDRGAVTLEFAGMFPLLLVVMTILWQCVLYGYTYSLAGNAADEAARAATAAYAVDGDVPGACAAAGGEHLPGAWSGADIDCTASGSVMTATVEVEVPLFFPGFDAGWRVNGEAGAALEGVEG; this comes from the coding sequence ATGACCATCCGTATCCTCCCCGCCGTCGGTGACATCGACTCGGCCCGTGCGCTCACCACGCTGCTGAGCCAGCTCGCCGACGCCGAACCGGCCCCGCCCGTCCCCGACACCACCGCCCTCCTCGACACCCTCGCCCGCCTCGCCGCCGTGTCCCTGGACGAGCTGCCCGAGGTCGTCCTCGTCCACGAACGCATAGGCCCCGTACCGGCGCTGGACCTCATCCGCGACCTGGTGATGCGCTTCCCGGCGGTCGGCGTCGTCCTCGTCACCGCCGACACCAGCACCGGCGTCCTCACCGCCGCCATGGACTCCGGCGCCCGCGGCATCATCGGCCTGCCCCTCGGCTACGACGCCCTCGCCGAACGCGTCCAGGCCGCCGCCGCCTGGTCCATCGGCATGCGCCGCCACCTCGGCAGCGGTACACCCGAGCTGTACGCGGGCCCGGGCGGCACCGTCGTCACGGTGACCGGCGCGAAGGGCGGCGTGGGCGCGACCGTGGCAGCCGCCCAACTCGCCCTGGCGGCAGGCGCGTCGGGCCGCTCCGTCGCGCTGGTCGACCTCGACCTCCAGTCCGGGGACGTGGCGTCGTACCTGGACGTGCAGTTCCGCAGGTCGGTCGCCGACCTCGCCGGCATCAGCGACATCAACCCACGGGTCCTCCAGGACGCGATCTACACGCACGACAGCGGCATCGGCCTGCTGCTGGCCCCCGCCGAGGGCGAACGCGGTGAGGAGGTCACCGACCGGGTGGCCCGCCAGGTGCTGGCCGCCCTGCGCTCCCGCCACGACGTGGTGGTCGTCGACTGCGGCTCCCAGATGAACGCCGCGACCGCCGCCGCCGTCGAGATGGCCGACCTGGCCCTGCTCCTCGTCACCCCGGACGTCGTCGCCGTCCGCGCCGCCAAACGCATGGTCCGCCTGTGGGACCGCCTCCAGATCCGCAAGGCGGAGGAGACGACCACCGTCGTCAACCGTTTCGCCCGCGGTACGGAGATCCAGCCGTCCCTCGTCGAACGTGTCACCGGCACCAAGGTCGCCCGCTCCGCGGTCCCCGCCGCCTTCAAGGAACTCCAGTCCGTGGTCGACGCGGGCCGGCTCCAGGACCTGGACGCCCGCTCGACCGTGAAGCAGGCGCTGTGGGCGCTCGCGGGCGAACTGGGCCTGGTGGCCGCCCAGGAGGGCGGGGGCGGCGGCCGACGCCGCAAGACGTCGTCGGACCGGGGCGCGCCGGCGCTCCGCCGCAGGGGCGGCGACCGGGGAGCGGTGACCCTCGAATTCGCCGGGATGTTCCCCCTCCTGCTCGTCGTCATGACCATCCTGTGGCAGTGCGTGCTGTACGGCTACACGTACTCGTTGGCCGGGAACGCGGCGGACGAGGCGGCGCGGGCGGCCACGGCGGCGTACGCGGTCGACGGCGATGTGCCGGGCGCGTGCGCGGCGGCGGGGGGCGAGCATCTGCCGGGGGCCTGGAGCGGCGCGGACATCGACTGCACCGCGTCGGGCTCGGTGATGACGGCCACCGTCGAGGTCGAGGTACCGCTCTTCTTCCCGGGGTTCGACGCGGGGTGGCGCGTGAACGGTGAAGCGGGGGCGGCGCTGGAGGGGGTCGAGGGATGA